From the Micromonospora lupini genome, one window contains:
- a CDS encoding enolase C-terminal domain-like protein produces MPQITGVTVEDVRFPTSLTADGSDAMNKDGDYSAAYVVLHTDGVDGAGAPLAGHGLTFTIGRGNDIVVAAAVHQAHRLVGLDVTTMAADMGAVYRLLTSDSQLRWLGPEKGVIHLSLAAVLNAAWDLAARLADKPLWRLLTDMSPEQLVDIADLRYLSDALTRDEALAILRAKQSTKADRLAELARTGYPAYTTSAGWLGYGDDKLRRLCQEAVDSGYGYVKLKVGADLDDDIRRCRIAREILGPHRNLMIDANQVWDVDQAIEWVKALAQFSPLWIEEPTSPDDILGHAAVRRAVAPVGVATGEHCHNRVMFKQLFQAEAIDFCQLDTGRLASINEIVAVLLLAAKFDVPVCPHAGGVGLCEMVQHVSVLDYVAISGDLTGRVTEFVDHLHEHFTDPCVVRDTGSGSGYVLPGTPGYSTRMHPESIARYRFPDGLYWATAEPATVSSPEPYVIAGGAATPAGR; encoded by the coding sequence ATGCCGCAGATCACTGGCGTCACCGTCGAGGATGTCCGCTTCCCCACCTCGCTGACCGCTGACGGGTCCGACGCCATGAACAAGGACGGCGACTACTCGGCTGCCTACGTCGTCCTGCACACCGACGGCGTCGACGGCGCCGGCGCCCCGCTGGCGGGTCACGGCCTCACCTTCACCATCGGGCGGGGCAACGACATCGTCGTCGCGGCGGCGGTGCACCAGGCCCACCGCCTGGTGGGCCTGGACGTGACGACGATGGCCGCAGACATGGGCGCCGTCTACCGCCTGCTCACCTCGGACTCGCAGCTGCGCTGGCTCGGACCGGAAAAGGGCGTCATCCACCTGTCGTTGGCCGCCGTGCTGAACGCGGCCTGGGATCTGGCCGCGCGACTCGCGGACAAGCCGCTGTGGCGGCTGCTCACCGACATGTCCCCCGAACAACTCGTCGACATCGCGGACCTGCGCTACCTGTCCGACGCGCTGACCCGGGACGAGGCACTGGCCATCCTGCGCGCCAAGCAGAGCACGAAGGCCGACCGCCTGGCCGAGTTGGCGCGCACCGGCTACCCGGCCTACACCACCTCGGCGGGCTGGCTCGGCTACGGCGACGACAAGCTGCGCCGGCTGTGCCAGGAGGCGGTCGACTCCGGCTACGGCTACGTCAAGCTCAAGGTCGGCGCCGACCTCGACGACGACATCCGGCGGTGTCGGATCGCCCGGGAGATCCTGGGCCCGCACCGCAACCTGATGATCGATGCCAACCAGGTGTGGGACGTCGACCAGGCAATCGAGTGGGTAAAGGCCCTCGCCCAGTTCTCGCCACTGTGGATCGAGGAGCCGACCAGCCCGGACGACATCCTCGGCCACGCCGCCGTACGCCGCGCCGTCGCTCCCGTGGGCGTCGCCACCGGCGAGCACTGCCACAACCGGGTGATGTTCAAGCAGTTGTTCCAGGCCGAGGCCATCGACTTCTGCCAGTTGGACACCGGCCGGCTGGCCAGCATCAACGAGATCGTCGCCGTGCTGCTGCTCGCCGCGAAGTTCGACGTCCCGGTGTGCCCGCACGCCGGCGGTGTCGGGCTCTGTGAGATGGTCCAGCACGTGTCGGTGCTCGACTACGTCGCGATCTCGGGGGATCTCACCGGTCGTGTGACCGAGTTCGTCGACCACCTGCACGAGCACTTCACCGATCCGTGTGTCGTCCGGGACACCGGCTCGGGCAGCGGTTACGTGCTGCCCGGCACGCCCGGCTACTCCACCCGGATGCACCCCGAGTCGATCGCGCGGTACCGGTTCCCCGATG
- a CDS encoding arsenate reductase ArsC → MSDTPSVLFVCVHNAGRSQMAAGWLRHLAGDAVEVRSAGSAPAETINPAAVAAMREVGIDITDQIPKLLEYATAESSDVIVTMGCGDACPVFPGKRYEDWKLDDPAGKDVEAVRGIRDDIRTRVQQLLADLAALA, encoded by the coding sequence ATGAGCGACACACCAAGCGTCCTGTTCGTCTGCGTCCACAACGCCGGCCGCTCCCAGATGGCCGCCGGCTGGCTGCGCCACCTCGCCGGCGACGCCGTCGAGGTCCGCTCGGCCGGCTCCGCCCCGGCCGAGACGATCAACCCCGCCGCCGTCGCCGCCATGCGCGAGGTCGGCATCGACATCACCGACCAGATCCCAAAGCTCCTGGAGTACGCCACCGCCGAGTCCTCCGACGTCATCGTGACAATGGGCTGCGGCGACGCCTGCCCGGTCTTCCCCGGCAAGCGCTACGAGGACTGGAAACTCGACGACCCGGCCGGCAAGGACGTCGAGGCCGTGCGTGGAATCCGCGACGACATTCGGACCCGGGTGCAGCAGCTCCTCGCCGACCTGGCAGCGCTCGCCTGA
- the arsB gene encoding ACR3 family arsenite efflux transporter — MSTLTRQTDPAASAVVGRLSRLDRFLPVWIGLAMVVGLLLGRLIPGLDDALDAVAVGGISLPIALGLLVMMYPVLAKVRYDRLGTVTGDRRLLISSLVLNWLVGPAVMFALAWVFLADQPAYRTGLIIVGLARCIAMVVIWNDLACGDREAAAVLVALNSVFQVLTFGLLGWFYLSVLPRWLGLSGAELRVSAWEIARNVLVFLGIPLLAGYLTRRLGERARGRDWYESRLLPRIGPVALYGLLFTIAILFALQGDAITGRPFDVARIALPLLVYFALMWAGSYALGRALGLGYPRTTTLAFTAAGNNFELAIAVAIGTFGVASGQALAGVVGPLIEVPVLVGLVHVSLWARRRLFATPLDREASR, encoded by the coding sequence GTGAGCACCCTCACCCGCCAGACCGACCCGGCCGCGAGCGCCGTCGTCGGTCGACTCTCCCGACTCGACCGGTTCCTTCCCGTCTGGATCGGGCTGGCCATGGTCGTCGGACTGCTCCTCGGCCGCCTGATCCCCGGGCTCGACGACGCGCTGGACGCGGTGGCGGTCGGCGGGATCTCACTGCCGATCGCGCTCGGCCTGCTGGTCATGATGTATCCGGTGCTGGCGAAGGTCCGCTACGACCGACTCGGCACAGTGACCGGCGACCGCCGCCTGCTGATCTCGTCGCTGGTCCTCAACTGGCTCGTCGGGCCGGCCGTGATGTTCGCCCTGGCCTGGGTGTTCCTGGCCGACCAGCCCGCGTACCGCACCGGCTTGATCATCGTCGGCCTCGCCCGCTGCATCGCCATGGTCGTCATCTGGAACGACCTCGCGTGTGGCGACCGCGAGGCCGCGGCCGTCCTGGTCGCGCTCAACTCGGTCTTCCAGGTCCTGACCTTCGGCCTGCTCGGCTGGTTCTACCTGTCGGTGCTGCCGCGGTGGCTCGGGTTGTCGGGCGCCGAGCTGCGCGTCTCGGCCTGGGAGATCGCCCGCAACGTGCTCGTCTTCCTCGGCATCCCGCTGCTTGCCGGCTACCTCACCCGCCGCCTCGGCGAGCGCGCCAGGGGTCGTGACTGGTACGAATCCCGCCTCCTGCCCCGCATCGGCCCCGTCGCCCTGTACGGGCTGCTGTTCACCATCGCGATCCTGTTCGCCCTGCAGGGCGACGCCATCACCGGCCGGCCGTTCGACGTCGCCCGCATCGCCCTGCCGCTGCTTGTGTACTTCGCGCTCATGTGGGCCGGCTCCTACGCTCTCGGCCGGGCCCTCGGCCTCGGCTACCCGCGCACGACCACCCTCGCGTTCACCGCCGCCGGCAACAACTTCGAACTCGCCATCGCGGTCGCGATCGGCACCTTCGGCGTGGCCTCCGGCCAGGCGCTCGCCGGGGTCGTCGGGCCGCTGATCGAGGTGCCCGTGCTGGTCGGCCTCGTCCACGTCTCGCTCTGGGCGCGCCGCCGCCTCTTTGCCACACCCCTCGACCGAGAGGCGTCACGATGA
- a CDS encoding ArsR/SmtB family transcription factor, with the protein MSKQAAVDVLCCPPLSERRVPAETAAALAPAFKALGDPVRLQLMSMIASAEGGEICVCDLTPAFDLTGPTISHHLRTLREAGLVDADRRGTWVYYRARPTVLRQLAALLTVVPTGADAATAARPECS; encoded by the coding sequence ATGTCGAAACAAGCGGCCGTGGACGTGCTGTGCTGCCCGCCCCTGTCCGAGCGGCGCGTGCCGGCCGAGACCGCAGCCGCGCTCGCCCCCGCGTTCAAGGCCCTCGGCGACCCGGTCCGCCTGCAGCTGATGTCGATGATCGCCTCCGCCGAGGGCGGCGAGATCTGCGTCTGCGACCTCACCCCCGCGTTCGACCTGACAGGCCCGACCATCTCGCACCACCTGCGGACGCTGCGCGAGGCCGGGCTCGTCGACGCCGACCGCCGCGGCACCTGGGTCTACTACCGCGCCCGACCGACGGTCCTGCGGCAACTCGCCGCGCTGCTCACCGTCGTGCCGACAGGTGCCGACGCCGCTACCGCCGCCCGGCCGGAGTGCTCGTGA
- a CDS encoding GNAT family N-acetyltransferase, producing the protein MTDLTTRPLTATDAYRVLTIYQAGLDSGDASFETTAPTWEAFDTTRLTAHRFVAVDADGVILGWVAVTPTSSRPVYAGVVEHSVYVDPAAQGRGVGRVLLDALITSTEAAGIWTIQSGIFPENTGSLALHRRAGFRVIGVRERIGRHHDRWRDVVLLERRSPTIS; encoded by the coding sequence ATGACCGACCTGACCACGCGCCCGCTGACCGCCACCGACGCCTACCGTGTCCTGACGATCTACCAGGCGGGCCTCGACAGCGGTGACGCCAGCTTCGAGACCACCGCGCCGACCTGGGAGGCGTTCGACACCACCCGGTTGACCGCGCACCGCTTCGTGGCCGTGGACGCCGATGGCGTCATCCTCGGCTGGGTCGCGGTCACACCGACATCGAGTCGCCCGGTCTACGCCGGAGTGGTCGAGCACTCCGTCTACGTCGACCCGGCGGCCCAGGGGCGCGGCGTCGGCCGGGTGTTGCTCGACGCGCTGATCACCTCGACCGAGGCCGCCGGCATCTGGACCATCCAGTCCGGCATCTTCCCGGAGAACACCGGCAGCCTGGCCCTGCACCGGCGGGCCGGGTTCCGTGTCATAGGCGTCCGGGAGCGGATCGGCCGCCACCACGACCGCTGGCGCGACGTCGTCCTGCTCGAACGCCGCAGCCCCACCATCAGCTGA
- a CDS encoding NAD(P)-binding domain-containing protein has product MNAPHSLPVVVVGAGPAGLAAAAHLHERGLPFVVLEAGDTPGAAVAQWGHVRVFSPWRYNIDPAARRILDDAGWVAPDPETLPTGAELVRAYLQPLAELPQLTPHVRYGARVQALSRLGLDRLRIAGRDTTPFLVRLADGDELLARAVIDASGTWGTPNVVGASGLPARGEADVAAYLEHALPDVLGADRDRFAGRHTLVVGAGHSAANTLLSLADLAAAEPGTEVTWAIRTASPARTYGGGDADALPARGALGARLRAHVDAGRVRLLTGFWVHALTPVDGRVRVVVRHADGGEESVLVDRVVAATGFRPDHSISTELRLDLDPVLGATRALAPLIDPNEHSCGTVPPHGVDALGHPEVGYYAVGMKSYGRAPTFLMATGYEQVRSVVAALAGDWAAARDVQLDLPATGVCSSNAADPVSGDGCCGPTPAAEPARRGLATGVSGGLLSLVAVDTASAGGCCAG; this is encoded by the coding sequence ATGAACGCCCCACACAGCCTTCCCGTCGTAGTCGTCGGCGCTGGCCCGGCCGGCCTCGCCGCCGCCGCCCACCTGCACGAACGCGGCCTGCCCTTCGTCGTCCTGGAGGCCGGCGACACCCCGGGCGCCGCCGTCGCCCAGTGGGGGCACGTGCGGGTCTTCTCGCCCTGGCGCTACAACATCGACCCGGCCGCTCGCCGGATCCTCGACGACGCCGGCTGGGTCGCCCCCGACCCGGAGACCCTGCCGACAGGGGCGGAGCTGGTCCGCGCGTACCTCCAGCCGCTCGCGGAGCTGCCCCAGCTCACACCGCACGTCCGCTACGGCGCCCGGGTCCAGGCGCTCAGTCGCCTCGGCCTCGACCGGCTGCGCATCGCGGGCCGCGACACCACGCCGTTCCTGGTTCGCCTCGCCGACGGCGACGAGCTGCTGGCCCGCGCCGTGATCGACGCCTCCGGCACCTGGGGCACCCCGAACGTCGTCGGCGCGTCCGGCCTGCCCGCCCGGGGCGAGGCCGACGTCGCCGCGTACCTCGAACACGCGCTGCCCGACGTGCTCGGCGCCGACCGGGACCGCTTCGCCGGGCGCCACACGCTCGTCGTGGGCGCCGGTCACTCCGCGGCGAACACCCTGCTGTCGCTGGCGGACCTGGCCGCCGCCGAGCCCGGCACCGAGGTGACCTGGGCGATCCGCACCGCCTCGCCCGCGCGGACGTACGGCGGTGGGGACGCCGACGCCCTGCCGGCGCGCGGCGCCCTCGGCGCGCGGCTGCGGGCTCACGTCGACGCGGGGCGGGTCCGGCTGCTCACCGGCTTCTGGGTGCACGCCCTCACGCCTGTCGACGGGCGCGTCCGGGTTGTCGTCCGGCACGCCGACGGCGGCGAGGAGTCGGTGCTCGTGGACCGCGTCGTCGCGGCTACCGGCTTCCGCCCGGACCACTCGATCAGCACCGAGCTGCGGCTGGACCTGGACCCGGTGCTGGGCGCGACCCGCGCGCTCGCCCCGCTGATCGACCCGAACGAGCACTCCTGCGGCACCGTGCCTCCGCACGGCGTCGACGCGCTGGGCCACCCGGAGGTGGGCTACTACGCCGTCGGGATGAAGTCCTACGGTCGGGCGCCGACGTTCCTCATGGCCACTGGCTACGAGCAGGTCCGCTCGGTCGTCGCCGCCCTCGCCGGAGACTGGGCCGCCGCCCGCGACGTCCAGCTCGACCTGCCCGCGACCGGCGTGTGCAGCAGCAACGCCGCCGACCCGGTGAGTGGCGACGGCTGCTGCGGTCCGACGCCGGCCGCCGAGCCGGCCCGCCGCGGGCTGGCCACCGGCGTCTCCGGCGGGCTGCTCAGCCTCGTCGCCGTCGACACCGCGTCCGCCGGGGGCTGCTGCGCCGGCTGA
- a CDS encoding TraR/DksA family transcriptional regulator, giving the protein MDTESRAIRADLLRRRDETTAQAAALQDDLRSLFEASRSSNADDEHDPEGSTIAFERAQLSAVLDAARRRLTELDVALSRVDAGTYGVCERCLRPIPAERLAARPSARTCVACAGRR; this is encoded by the coding sequence ATGGACACCGAATCCCGCGCGATCCGTGCGGACCTGCTGCGCCGGCGCGACGAGACCACGGCCCAGGCCGCGGCGCTTCAGGACGACCTGCGGAGCCTCTTCGAGGCGTCCCGGTCCTCCAACGCCGACGACGAACACGATCCCGAGGGCAGCACGATCGCGTTCGAACGGGCACAACTCAGCGCCGTCCTGGATGCGGCACGTCGACGCCTGACCGAGCTGGACGTGGCCCTGAGCCGCGTCGACGCAGGCACCTACGGCGTCTGCGAACGATGCCTGCGCCCCATACCCGCCGAGCGGCTCGCCGCCCGCCCGTCGGCGCGTACCTGTGTCGCCTGCGCAGGCCGACGGTGA
- a CDS encoding ferritin-like domain-containing protein → MTADVDIDLGGLGFDRGAHLLVQRALAGLPPGGRLAVSGTDAALGVHLPAWCRSRGHRVEWPDPADRSRLVAVVVRGTADDDRWFGAERAGPPLPGALHSRPPPRWGLGARGALLEAGGPEARFDLDDRDLVWADIAPTLYAQAAARQWDPQTAVPWDDTFTLPADVEAAVVQVMTYLVENEQAALVVPARFIGRIHPHFREVVQLLAVQVADEARHMEVFSRRALLRGAELGTSSAGGRQSLFTLVAESDFALASFLLSVLGEGSFVDLLGFLVRHAPDPVTRRICWLAMQDERRHVVFGMAHLEHQATVDPLLRDRLRAAIHRRHDALADTAGLNADVFDALVVLAAGGWNPDDVAAGFEHVRALQQAMDQGRQRRLVRLGFRPDEAAALSALHTRNFM, encoded by the coding sequence GTGACCGCCGACGTCGACATCGATCTCGGCGGCCTCGGCTTCGACCGTGGCGCGCACCTGCTGGTGCAGCGCGCCCTGGCCGGGTTGCCGCCGGGCGGCCGGTTGGCGGTCTCCGGCACCGACGCGGCGCTGGGAGTGCACCTGCCGGCGTGGTGCCGAAGCCGGGGTCACCGGGTCGAATGGCCCGATCCCGCGGACCGGAGTCGCCTGGTGGCGGTCGTCGTCCGGGGCACCGCAGACGACGACCGCTGGTTCGGCGCGGAGCGGGCCGGGCCGCCCCTGCCCGGGGCGCTGCACAGTCGCCCACCGCCGCGCTGGGGGCTCGGCGCCCGTGGCGCGCTGCTGGAGGCCGGCGGGCCCGAGGCCCGGTTCGACCTGGACGACCGCGATCTGGTGTGGGCCGACATCGCCCCCACCCTGTACGCGCAGGCCGCCGCCCGGCAGTGGGACCCGCAGACGGCGGTGCCGTGGGACGACACGTTCACGCTGCCGGCCGACGTCGAGGCCGCGGTGGTGCAGGTCATGACCTACCTGGTCGAGAACGAGCAGGCGGCTCTCGTCGTACCGGCCCGGTTCATCGGCCGCATCCACCCGCACTTCCGGGAGGTGGTGCAGCTCCTCGCGGTGCAGGTGGCCGACGAGGCCCGGCACATGGAGGTCTTCAGCCGGCGGGCGCTGCTGCGCGGCGCGGAGCTGGGCACCTCCTCGGCGGGTGGCCGGCAGTCGCTCTTCACGCTCGTCGCCGAGTCGGATTTCGCCCTGGCGTCGTTCCTGCTCTCCGTGCTCGGCGAGGGCAGCTTCGTCGACCTGCTGGGATTCCTGGTGCGGCACGCTCCCGATCCGGTGACCCGCCGGATCTGCTGGCTGGCGATGCAGGACGAGCGCCGGCACGTGGTGTTCGGCATGGCCCACCTGGAGCACCAGGCGACCGTCGACCCGCTGCTGCGGGACCGACTCCGTGCCGCGATCCACCGCCGCCACGACGCGTTGGCCGACACCGCGGGCCTCAACGCGGACGTCTTCGACGCGTTGGTGGTGCTCGCGGCGGGCGGGTGGAACCCCGATGACGTGGCCGCCGGCTTCGAGCACGTACGCGCGCTGCAACAGGCGATGGACCAGGGCCGCCAGCGCCGTCTCGTCCGGCTGGGTTTCCGACCGGACGAGGCGGCCGCGCTCTCCGCCCTGCACACCCGCAACTTCATGTAG
- a CDS encoding phosphate/phosphite/phosphonate ABC transporter substrate-binding protein, with protein sequence MPTPSVLMGAVAYDPKVVTIWEGFRGWLRGRGLEFDFVLYSHYERQVDDLVAGRIDAAWNSPLAWLRADRLATAGGGSVHALTMRDTDRDLTSVVVVRADSPVHRVEDLAGRLVATGAVDSPQATLIPLGHLAAAGVRVDVRRFDVGVGLHGDHIGGERDAARALAAGEVDAACMIDANHLMFVQEGTLPPEGTRIVAQTGRYDHCNMTVREPASDGVRLFGDLLRGMSYADPQVRPLLDLEGLTAWQDGRTTGYAALAEAVDASGFYAPDGRVTAADYRP encoded by the coding sequence ATGCCGACGCCGTCGGTCCTGATGGGCGCGGTCGCGTACGACCCGAAGGTCGTCACCATCTGGGAGGGCTTTCGCGGCTGGCTGCGCGGACGCGGCCTGGAATTCGACTTCGTCCTCTACTCGCACTACGAGCGGCAGGTCGACGACCTTGTCGCCGGCCGCATCGACGCGGCCTGGAACTCCCCGCTCGCGTGGCTACGGGCCGACCGGTTGGCGACGGCCGGCGGCGGCTCGGTGCACGCGCTCACGATGCGCGACACCGACCGGGACCTCACCTCAGTCGTGGTGGTGCGCGCCGACTCGCCGGTACACCGGGTCGAGGATCTCGCCGGGAGGCTGGTGGCCACCGGCGCGGTGGACAGCCCGCAGGCCACGCTGATCCCGCTCGGCCACCTCGCCGCGGCCGGAGTCCGGGTCGACGTGCGCCGGTTCGACGTCGGTGTCGGCCTGCACGGTGACCACATCGGCGGCGAACGTGACGCCGCCCGCGCCCTGGCGGCCGGAGAGGTCGACGCCGCCTGCATGATCGACGCCAACCACCTGATGTTCGTCCAGGAGGGCACGCTGCCACCCGAGGGCACCCGGATCGTCGCGCAGACCGGGCGGTACGACCACTGCAACATGACGGTGCGCGAGCCGGCGTCCGACGGGGTCCGGCTCTTCGGCGACCTGCTGCGCGGCATGTCGTACGCCGACCCGCAGGTGCGACCGTTGCTCGACCTGGAGGGCCTGACGGCCTGGCAGGACGGCCGTACGACGGGGTACGCGGCCCTCGCCGAGGCGGTCGACGCGAGCGGGTTCTACGCCCCCGACGGGCGGGTGACCGCCGCGGACTACCGGCCGTGA
- a CDS encoding acyl-CoA dehydrogenase family protein yields MTAGVDSVQSRTDVLTRLNSVIEDVIRPRAGTVDRDGAFPREGVDALAAAGLLGLASATEVGGGGQGMRVVADVVERLAAECGSTAMVVLMHYAATAVVEAHGPHEVRAAIAAGRHLTTLAFSEFGSRSHFWSPTGSATASDDDAVRLDARKSWVTSAGETDSYVWSSLPLAPGAGPMTLWLVPADSAGLHVAGDFDGLGLRGNGSRPMTADGVVVPVDAMLGTDGTGLDTALGAVLPWFLVLNAAFCLGLADSAVAEAGRHLTGTTLTHTGAALRDAPVARRDFAQLTIRTDALRAFLGDTLTALETGRDDATLRVLQVKALAGETVADVTDGAMRLCGGSAFRKELGLERRFRDSRAARVMAPTTDALHDFVGRVATGLPLLDEANR; encoded by the coding sequence ATGACGGCAGGTGTCGACAGTGTCCAGTCCCGCACCGATGTCCTCACCAGACTCAACAGCGTGATCGAGGACGTGATCCGCCCGCGGGCGGGGACCGTCGACCGCGACGGGGCGTTTCCCCGCGAGGGGGTCGACGCCCTCGCCGCCGCCGGCCTGCTCGGCCTGGCCAGCGCGACCGAGGTCGGCGGGGGCGGCCAGGGCATGCGCGTCGTCGCCGACGTCGTCGAACGGCTGGCCGCCGAGTGTGGGTCCACGGCGATGGTGGTTCTCATGCACTACGCGGCGACGGCCGTCGTCGAGGCACACGGCCCGCACGAGGTCCGCGCGGCCATCGCCGCCGGCCGTCACCTGACCACGCTTGCGTTCTCCGAGTTCGGCTCCCGCAGTCACTTCTGGTCGCCCACCGGCTCCGCGACGGCGTCCGACGACGACGCGGTGCGACTCGACGCCCGCAAGAGTTGGGTCACCTCGGCGGGCGAGACCGACAGCTACGTCTGGTCGAGTCTTCCGCTTGCGCCGGGGGCCGGGCCGATGACGCTGTGGCTTGTCCCCGCCGACAGCGCCGGGCTCCACGTCGCCGGTGACTTCGACGGGCTCGGCCTGCGCGGCAACGGCTCCCGGCCGATGACTGCCGACGGCGTGGTGGTCCCCGTCGACGCGATGCTGGGCACCGACGGCACCGGCCTCGACACCGCGCTCGGCGCCGTACTCCCCTGGTTCCTGGTGCTCAACGCGGCCTTCTGTCTCGGCCTCGCCGACAGCGCGGTCGCCGAGGCGGGCCGGCACCTCACCGGCACCACGCTCACGCACACCGGCGCGGCGCTTCGTGACGCGCCCGTCGCCCGACGCGACTTCGCCCAGTTGACGATCCGCACCGACGCCCTGCGGGCCTTTCTCGGCGACACCCTCACCGCGCTGGAGACCGGCCGGGACGACGCGACACTGCGCGTGCTCCAGGTCAAGGCCCTGGCCGGCGAGACTGTCGCGGACGTCACCGACGGCGCGATGCGGCTCTGCGGCGGCAGCGCCTTCCGCAAGGAGCTGGGCCTGGAACGCCGATTCCGGGACTCCCGAGCCGCCCGGGTGATGGCACCGACCACGGACGCCCTGCACGACTTCGTGGGCCGCGTCGCCACCGGCCTGCCGCTGCTCGACGAGGCCAACCGCTGA
- a CDS encoding ion transporter, producing the protein MSGAPAQRRAPSTPGRGRPALADACARLARSRPFEIGIVVVILSNGIVLGLETYDGLVPATRALHGLELLFRAVFVVEIGIRLAAYGRRPQDFFRHGWNVFDFVVIAAIFVPGLHGDTALLRVVRVARMVRLVRFSPGLRTIVSALWRSLPGVTGFLALAMVTLYVYGMAGWLIFGDRYPDEYGDIGRSLLTLFVLLSLETLPDLIEQGLAISPWTLLYYVSYVVITVNLLLNILIAVIVNSMEEARRLEMTERLAPGYDSDGDGVPDEVDRIALTQRLDDLRAVIGELERELRIDREDPHGRPHHEDTHSRL; encoded by the coding sequence ATGAGCGGGGCGCCCGCCCAGCGGCGCGCACCGTCCACACCCGGACGTGGTCGGCCCGCGCTTGCCGACGCCTGCGCACGCCTCGCCCGGTCCCGCCCCTTCGAGATCGGCATCGTCGTCGTCATCCTCTCCAACGGGATCGTCCTCGGTCTGGAGACGTACGACGGTCTGGTCCCCGCGACCCGGGCGCTGCACGGGCTGGAGCTGCTCTTCCGCGCCGTCTTCGTCGTCGAGATCGGCATCCGGCTGGCGGCCTACGGCCGACGTCCGCAGGACTTCTTCCGGCACGGCTGGAACGTCTTCGACTTCGTCGTGATCGCGGCCATCTTCGTTCCGGGCCTGCACGGTGACACGGCGCTGCTGCGCGTCGTGCGGGTCGCCCGGATGGTCCGACTGGTGCGCTTCTCGCCGGGCCTGCGGACCATCGTGTCCGCGCTGTGGCGCAGCCTGCCCGGCGTCACCGGGTTCCTCGCCCTGGCGATGGTGACGCTCTACGTGTACGGGATGGCCGGTTGGCTGATCTTCGGCGACCGGTACCCGGACGAGTACGGCGACATCGGCCGGTCGCTGCTGACCTTGTTCGTGCTGCTCTCGCTGGAGACACTGCCGGACCTCATCGAGCAGGGCCTGGCCATCTCGCCGTGGACGCTGCTCTACTACGTCAGCTACGTGGTGATCACCGTCAACCTCCTGCTCAACATCCTCATCGCGGTCATCGTCAACTCGATGGAGGAGGCCCGTCGCCTGGAGATGACCGAGCGGTTGGCCCCCGGCTACGACTCCGACGGCGACGGCGTACCCGACGAGGTGGACCGCATCGCGCTCACCCAACGGCTGGACGACCTGCGGGCGGTCATCGGCGAGTTGGAGCGGGAGTTGCGGATCGACCGGGAGGACCCGCACGGACGGCCGCACCACGAGGACACCCACAGCCGACTGTGA
- a CDS encoding TetR/AcrR family transcriptional regulator codes for MSDTPRRSGDRDTSRQPIWARPERGARGPVPTHSRDAIVRAAVTLADAEGLAAVSMRAVASALGTGAGSLYRYLSSRDDLLDLMTDRVVGELRPYPSARGDWLDEMLLVARQQLGLYRAHPWLVEVIQRPSGVGPESLAWFDNCIRILQPVRCAVSAKFEAIAMLTGVVSLFARSAAAAGSVSFAGADLSAYPHLVEAFRQPAPPAPRTDLFERTLRGLLTGLLAASPEVG; via the coding sequence GTGAGCGACACACCCAGGAGATCCGGCGACCGCGACACCAGCCGGCAGCCGATCTGGGCCAGGCCCGAACGGGGCGCCCGTGGGCCCGTTCCGACGCACAGCCGGGACGCCATCGTCAGGGCCGCCGTCACCCTGGCCGACGCCGAGGGACTCGCCGCGGTGTCGATGCGCGCCGTCGCCTCCGCGCTCGGCACCGGCGCCGGATCGCTCTACCGGTACCTGTCGTCCCGCGACGACCTGCTGGACCTGATGACCGACCGGGTGGTGGGGGAGCTGCGGCCGTACCCGTCGGCGCGCGGCGACTGGCTCGACGAGATGCTGCTGGTGGCCCGCCAGCAGTTGGGGCTCTACCGCGCCCACCCGTGGCTGGTCGAGGTGATCCAACGGCCGTCCGGCGTCGGCCCCGAGAGTCTGGCGTGGTTCGACAACTGCATCCGGATCCTGCAACCCGTGCGCTGTGCCGTCAGCGCCAAGTTCGAGGCGATCGCCATGCTGACCGGTGTGGTGAGCCTCTTCGCCCGCAGTGCGGCCGCCGCCGGGTCGGTGAGCTTCGCCGGCGCCGATCTTTCGGCATACCCGCACCTGGTCGAGGCGTTCCGCCAGCCCGCGCCGCCGGCGCCCCGCACGGACCTCTTCGAGCGGACGCTGCGCGGTCTGTTGACCGGCCTGCTCGCCGCGTCGCCCGAGGTGGGCTGA